A single Apodemus sylvaticus chromosome 20, mApoSyl1.1, whole genome shotgun sequence DNA region contains:
- the Prdm4 gene encoding PR domain zinc finger protein 4 isoform X2: MNDMNLSPVGMEQLSSSSVSNALPVSGSHLGLAASPSHSAIPAPGLPVAIPNLGPSLSSLPSALSLMLPMGVGDRGVMCGLPERNYTLPPPPYPHLESSYFRTILPGILSYLADRPPPQYIHPNSINVDGNTALSITNNPSALDPYQANGNVGLELGIVSIDSRSVNTHGAQSLHPNDGHEVALDTTITMENVSRVTSPISTDGMAEELTMDGVTGEHSQIPNGSRSHEPLSVDSVSTSLTADAVGHGGVMPIHGNGLELPVVMETDHIANRVNGMSDSALSDSIHTVAMSTNSVSVALSTSHNLASLESVSLHEVGLSLEPVAVSSITQEVAMGTGHVDVSSDSLSFVPSSLQMEDSNSNKENMATLFTIWCTLCDRAYPSDCPDHGPVTFVPDTPIESRARLSLPKQLVLRQSIVGADVGVWTAETIPVRTCFGPLIGQQSHSLEVAEWTDKAVNHVWKIYHNGVLEFCIITTDENECNWMMFVRKARNREEQNLVAYPHDGKIYFCTSQDIPPENELLFYYSRNYAQQMGVPEHPDVHLCNCGKECSSYSEFKAHLTSHIHSHLPSQGHSSSPGPAHSKERKWKCSMCPQAFISPSKLHVHFMGHMGMKPHKCDFCSKAFSDPSNLRTHLKIHTGQKNYRCTLCDKSFTQKAHLESHMVIHTGEKNLKCDYCDKLFMRRQDLKQHVLIHTQERQIKCPKCDKLFLRTNHLKKHLNSHEGKRDYVCEKCTKAYLTKYHLTRHLKTCREPTSSSSAQEEEDDDSEEEGLADSMTEDCRMSSAIYSTDESLSAHK, encoded by the exons ATGAATGACATGAACTTGAGCCCAGTGGGGATGGAGCAGCTGTCTTCATCCTCCGTGAGCAATGCCCTGCCAGTCTCAGGAAGTCACCTGGGTTTGGCTGCCTCTCCCTCTCACAGTGCCATCCCTGCCCCAG gactTCCAGTGGCAATTCCCAACCTGGGTCCCTCCCTGAGCTCTCTGCCTTCCGCCTTGTCTCTGATGCTCCCCATGGGCGTTGGCGATCGAGGAGTAATGTGTGGGTTACCCGAAAGGAACTATACCCTACCTCCACCACCTTACCCTCACCTGGAGAGCAGTTACTTCAGAACCATCCTACCTG GCATTTTATCTTATTTAGCTGACAGACCACCTCCTCAGTATATTCACCCCAACTCTATAAATGTTGATGGAAATACAGCATTATCGATCACCAACAACCCTTCAGCACTAGATCCCTATCAGGCCAATGGAAATGTTGGATTAGAACTAGGCATTGTTTCCATAGACTCTCGCTCTGTAAACACACATGGTGCCCAAAGTCTTCATCCTAACGATGGCCACGAAGTAGCATTGGACACAACGATCACTATGGAGAATGTGTCTAGGGTCACCAGCCCAATCTCCACAGACGGAATGGCAGAGGAGCTTACAATGGATGGGGTTACAGGAGAGCATTCCCAGATCCCGAATGGCTCCAGAAGTCATGAGCCCCTCTCTGTGGATTCTGTGAGCACCAGCCTTACAGCAGACGCTGTGGGCCATGGTGGTGTGATGCCCATTCATGGGAATGGTCTGGAGCTTCCCGTGGTCATGGAGACAGACCACATTGCAAACCGGGTCAATGGCATGTCGGACAGTGCCCTCAGTGACTCCATCCACACTGTGGCCATGAGCACCAACTCTGTAAGCGTGGCACTCTCTACCTCACACAACCTGGCCTCCCTAGAATCTGTTTCCCTCCATGAAGTTGGCCTTAGCCTAGAGCCAGTGGCTGTCTCTTCCATCACGCAGGAGGTTGCCATGGGGACAGGTCATGTAGATGTATCCTCGGACAGCTTGTCTTTTGTACCATCTTCACTGCAAATGGAAGACTCCAATTCAAACAAGGAAAACATGGCAACCTTGTTTACAATTT GGTGCACTCTCTGTGACCGAGCCTACCCCTCTGATTGCCCTGATCACGGACCAGTGACCTTTGTTCCTGACACGCCAATAGAGAGCAGAGCACGACTATCTCTCCCGAAGCAGCTTGTCCTCCGCCAGTCCATCGTAGGAGCAGATGTCG GCGTGTGGACTGCAGAGACCATCCCTGTGCGGACGTGCTTCGGGCCTCTCATTGGTCAGCAGAGTCACTCTTTGGAAGTAGCAGAGTGGACAGACAAGGCAGTTAACCATGTCTGGAAG ATATACCACAATGGCGTCCTAGAATTCTGCATCATTACAACTGATGAAAATGAGTGTAATTGGATGATGTTTGTGCGCAAAGCCAG GAACCGTGAAGAACAGAATTTGGTGGCCTATCCCCATGATGGGAAAATCTATTTCTGTACCTCACAAGACATCCCTCCTGAAAACGAGCTGCTTTTCTACTACAGCCGGAATTATGCTCAACAGATGG gtgtTCCTGAACACCCAGATGTGCACCTCTGTAACTGTGGCAAGGAGTGCAGTTCCTATTCCGAGTTCAAAGCGCATCTGACCAGCCATATCcacagccatctccctagccaggGCCACAGCAGCAGCCCCGGGCCAGCGCACAGCAAGGAGAGGAAGTGGAAGTGCTCCATGTGCCCCCAGGCCTTCATCTCCCCCTCCAAGCTCCACGTCCACTTCATGGGTCACATGGGGATGAAGCCCCACAAGTGTGATTTTTGTAGCAAGGCTTTTAGTGATCCAAGCAACCTACGGACACACCTCAAAATACACACAG GTCAGAAGAATTATAGGTGTACTTTGTGTGACAAGTCTTTCACGCAGAAGGCTCACCTGGAGTCTCACATGGTCATCCACACGGGTGAGAAGAATCTCAAGTGTGATTACTGTGACAAGCTGTTCATGCGGAGACAAGACCTCAAGCAGCATGTTCTCATCCACACACA AGAACGCCAGATCAAGTGTCCGAAGTGTGATAAACTGTTCTTGAGAACAAACCACTTGAAGAAGCATCTCAATTCTCACGAAGGAAAACGAGATTATGTCTGCGAGAAATGTACAAAGGCTTATCTGACCAAGTACCATCTCACTCGCCACCTGAAGACCTGcagagagcccacctccagttCCTCAGCGCAGGAAGAAGAGGACGATGACTCAGAGGAAGAAGGCCTCGCAGACTCCATGACGGAGGACTGCAGGATGAGCAGTGCTATTTACTCAACAGATGAGTCTCTCTCTGCACATAAATAG
- the Prdm4 gene encoding PR domain zinc finger protein 4 isoform X1: MNDMNLSPVGMEQLSSSSVSNALPVSGSHLGLAASPSHSAIPAPGLPVAIPNLGPSLSSLPSALSLMLPMGVGDRGVMCGLPERNYTLPPPPYPHLESSYFRTILPGILSYLADRPPPQYIHPNSINVDGNTALSITNNPSALDPYQANGNVGLELGIVSIDSRSVNTHGAQSLHPNDGHEVALDTTITMENVSRVTSPISTDGMAEELTMDGVTGEHSQIPNGSRSHEPLSVDSVSTSLTADAVGHGGVMPIHGNGLELPVVMETDHIANRVNGMSDSALSDSIHTVAMSTNSVSVALSTSHNLASLESVSLHEVGLSLEPVAVSSITQEVAMGTGHVDVSSDSLSFVPSSLQMEDSNSNKENMATLFTIWCTLCDRAYPSDCPDHGPVTFVPDTPIESRARLSLPKQLVLRQSIVGADVVGVFPSIGVWTAETIPVRTCFGPLIGQQSHSLEVAEWTDKAVNHVWKIYHNGVLEFCIITTDENECNWMMFVRKARNREEQNLVAYPHDGKIYFCTSQDIPPENELLFYYSRNYAQQMGVPEHPDVHLCNCGKECSSYSEFKAHLTSHIHSHLPSQGHSSSPGPAHSKERKWKCSMCPQAFISPSKLHVHFMGHMGMKPHKCDFCSKAFSDPSNLRTHLKIHTGQKNYRCTLCDKSFTQKAHLESHMVIHTGEKNLKCDYCDKLFMRRQDLKQHVLIHTQERQIKCPKCDKLFLRTNHLKKHLNSHEGKRDYVCEKCTKAYLTKYHLTRHLKTCREPTSSSSAQEEEDDDSEEEGLADSMTEDCRMSSAIYSTDESLSAHK, encoded by the exons ATGAATGACATGAACTTGAGCCCAGTGGGGATGGAGCAGCTGTCTTCATCCTCCGTGAGCAATGCCCTGCCAGTCTCAGGAAGTCACCTGGGTTTGGCTGCCTCTCCCTCTCACAGTGCCATCCCTGCCCCAG gactTCCAGTGGCAATTCCCAACCTGGGTCCCTCCCTGAGCTCTCTGCCTTCCGCCTTGTCTCTGATGCTCCCCATGGGCGTTGGCGATCGAGGAGTAATGTGTGGGTTACCCGAAAGGAACTATACCCTACCTCCACCACCTTACCCTCACCTGGAGAGCAGTTACTTCAGAACCATCCTACCTG GCATTTTATCTTATTTAGCTGACAGACCACCTCCTCAGTATATTCACCCCAACTCTATAAATGTTGATGGAAATACAGCATTATCGATCACCAACAACCCTTCAGCACTAGATCCCTATCAGGCCAATGGAAATGTTGGATTAGAACTAGGCATTGTTTCCATAGACTCTCGCTCTGTAAACACACATGGTGCCCAAAGTCTTCATCCTAACGATGGCCACGAAGTAGCATTGGACACAACGATCACTATGGAGAATGTGTCTAGGGTCACCAGCCCAATCTCCACAGACGGAATGGCAGAGGAGCTTACAATGGATGGGGTTACAGGAGAGCATTCCCAGATCCCGAATGGCTCCAGAAGTCATGAGCCCCTCTCTGTGGATTCTGTGAGCACCAGCCTTACAGCAGACGCTGTGGGCCATGGTGGTGTGATGCCCATTCATGGGAATGGTCTGGAGCTTCCCGTGGTCATGGAGACAGACCACATTGCAAACCGGGTCAATGGCATGTCGGACAGTGCCCTCAGTGACTCCATCCACACTGTGGCCATGAGCACCAACTCTGTAAGCGTGGCACTCTCTACCTCACACAACCTGGCCTCCCTAGAATCTGTTTCCCTCCATGAAGTTGGCCTTAGCCTAGAGCCAGTGGCTGTCTCTTCCATCACGCAGGAGGTTGCCATGGGGACAGGTCATGTAGATGTATCCTCGGACAGCTTGTCTTTTGTACCATCTTCACTGCAAATGGAAGACTCCAATTCAAACAAGGAAAACATGGCAACCTTGTTTACAATTT GGTGCACTCTCTGTGACCGAGCCTACCCCTCTGATTGCCCTGATCACGGACCAGTGACCTTTGTTCCTGACACGCCAATAGAGAGCAGAGCACGACTATCTCTCCCGAAGCAGCTTGTCCTCCGCCAGTCCATCGTAGGAGCAGATGTCG TTGGTGTCTTTCCATCGATAGGCGTGTGGACTGCAGAGACCATCCCTGTGCGGACGTGCTTCGGGCCTCTCATTGGTCAGCAGAGTCACTCTTTGGAAGTAGCAGAGTGGACAGACAAGGCAGTTAACCATGTCTGGAAG ATATACCACAATGGCGTCCTAGAATTCTGCATCATTACAACTGATGAAAATGAGTGTAATTGGATGATGTTTGTGCGCAAAGCCAG GAACCGTGAAGAACAGAATTTGGTGGCCTATCCCCATGATGGGAAAATCTATTTCTGTACCTCACAAGACATCCCTCCTGAAAACGAGCTGCTTTTCTACTACAGCCGGAATTATGCTCAACAGATGG gtgtTCCTGAACACCCAGATGTGCACCTCTGTAACTGTGGCAAGGAGTGCAGTTCCTATTCCGAGTTCAAAGCGCATCTGACCAGCCATATCcacagccatctccctagccaggGCCACAGCAGCAGCCCCGGGCCAGCGCACAGCAAGGAGAGGAAGTGGAAGTGCTCCATGTGCCCCCAGGCCTTCATCTCCCCCTCCAAGCTCCACGTCCACTTCATGGGTCACATGGGGATGAAGCCCCACAAGTGTGATTTTTGTAGCAAGGCTTTTAGTGATCCAAGCAACCTACGGACACACCTCAAAATACACACAG GTCAGAAGAATTATAGGTGTACTTTGTGTGACAAGTCTTTCACGCAGAAGGCTCACCTGGAGTCTCACATGGTCATCCACACGGGTGAGAAGAATCTCAAGTGTGATTACTGTGACAAGCTGTTCATGCGGAGACAAGACCTCAAGCAGCATGTTCTCATCCACACACA AGAACGCCAGATCAAGTGTCCGAAGTGTGATAAACTGTTCTTGAGAACAAACCACTTGAAGAAGCATCTCAATTCTCACGAAGGAAAACGAGATTATGTCTGCGAGAAATGTACAAAGGCTTATCTGACCAAGTACCATCTCACTCGCCACCTGAAGACCTGcagagagcccacctccagttCCTCAGCGCAGGAAGAAGAGGACGATGACTCAGAGGAAGAAGGCCTCGCAGACTCCATGACGGAGGACTGCAGGATGAGCAGTGCTATTTACTCAACAGATGAGTCTCTCTCTGCACATAAATAG
- the Prdm4 gene encoding PR domain zinc finger protein 4 isoform X3 yields MNDMNLSPVGMEQLSSSSVSNALPVSGSHLGLAASPSHSAIPAPGLPVAIPNLGPSLSSLPSALSLMLPMGVGDRGVMCGLPERNYTLPPPPYPHLESSYFRTILPGILSYLADRPPPQYIHPNSINVDGNTALSITNNPSALDPYQANGNVGLELGIVSIDSRSVNTHGAQSLHPNDGHEVALDTTITMENVSRVTSPISTDGMAEELTMDGVTGEHSQIPNGSRSHEPLSVDSVSTSLTADAVGHGGVMPIHGNGLELPVVMETDHIANRVNGMSDSALSDSIHTVAMSTNSVSVALSTSHNLASLESVSLHEVGLSLEPVAVSSITQEVAMGTGHVDVSSDSLSFVPSSLQMEDSNSNKENMATLFTIWCTLCDRAYPSDCPDHGPVTFVPDTPIESRARLSLPKQLVLRQSIVGADVVGVFPSIGVWTAETIPVRTCFGPLIGQQSHSLEVAEWTDKAVNHVWKIYHNGVLEFCIITTDENECNWMMFVRKARNREEQNLVAYPHDGKIYFCTSQDIPPENELLFYYSRNYAQQMGVPEHPDVHLCNCGKECSSYSEFKAHLTSHIHSHLPSQGHSSSPGPAHSKERKWKCSMCPQAFISPSKLHVHFMGHMGMKPHKCDFCSKAFSDPSNLRTHLKIHTGQKNYRCTLCDKSFTQKAHLESHMVIHTGEKNLKCDYCDKLFMRRQDLKQHVLIHTQRWSLWTKQSFVRAPP; encoded by the exons ATGAATGACATGAACTTGAGCCCAGTGGGGATGGAGCAGCTGTCTTCATCCTCCGTGAGCAATGCCCTGCCAGTCTCAGGAAGTCACCTGGGTTTGGCTGCCTCTCCCTCTCACAGTGCCATCCCTGCCCCAG gactTCCAGTGGCAATTCCCAACCTGGGTCCCTCCCTGAGCTCTCTGCCTTCCGCCTTGTCTCTGATGCTCCCCATGGGCGTTGGCGATCGAGGAGTAATGTGTGGGTTACCCGAAAGGAACTATACCCTACCTCCACCACCTTACCCTCACCTGGAGAGCAGTTACTTCAGAACCATCCTACCTG GCATTTTATCTTATTTAGCTGACAGACCACCTCCTCAGTATATTCACCCCAACTCTATAAATGTTGATGGAAATACAGCATTATCGATCACCAACAACCCTTCAGCACTAGATCCCTATCAGGCCAATGGAAATGTTGGATTAGAACTAGGCATTGTTTCCATAGACTCTCGCTCTGTAAACACACATGGTGCCCAAAGTCTTCATCCTAACGATGGCCACGAAGTAGCATTGGACACAACGATCACTATGGAGAATGTGTCTAGGGTCACCAGCCCAATCTCCACAGACGGAATGGCAGAGGAGCTTACAATGGATGGGGTTACAGGAGAGCATTCCCAGATCCCGAATGGCTCCAGAAGTCATGAGCCCCTCTCTGTGGATTCTGTGAGCACCAGCCTTACAGCAGACGCTGTGGGCCATGGTGGTGTGATGCCCATTCATGGGAATGGTCTGGAGCTTCCCGTGGTCATGGAGACAGACCACATTGCAAACCGGGTCAATGGCATGTCGGACAGTGCCCTCAGTGACTCCATCCACACTGTGGCCATGAGCACCAACTCTGTAAGCGTGGCACTCTCTACCTCACACAACCTGGCCTCCCTAGAATCTGTTTCCCTCCATGAAGTTGGCCTTAGCCTAGAGCCAGTGGCTGTCTCTTCCATCACGCAGGAGGTTGCCATGGGGACAGGTCATGTAGATGTATCCTCGGACAGCTTGTCTTTTGTACCATCTTCACTGCAAATGGAAGACTCCAATTCAAACAAGGAAAACATGGCAACCTTGTTTACAATTT GGTGCACTCTCTGTGACCGAGCCTACCCCTCTGATTGCCCTGATCACGGACCAGTGACCTTTGTTCCTGACACGCCAATAGAGAGCAGAGCACGACTATCTCTCCCGAAGCAGCTTGTCCTCCGCCAGTCCATCGTAGGAGCAGATGTCG TTGGTGTCTTTCCATCGATAGGCGTGTGGACTGCAGAGACCATCCCTGTGCGGACGTGCTTCGGGCCTCTCATTGGTCAGCAGAGTCACTCTTTGGAAGTAGCAGAGTGGACAGACAAGGCAGTTAACCATGTCTGGAAG ATATACCACAATGGCGTCCTAGAATTCTGCATCATTACAACTGATGAAAATGAGTGTAATTGGATGATGTTTGTGCGCAAAGCCAG GAACCGTGAAGAACAGAATTTGGTGGCCTATCCCCATGATGGGAAAATCTATTTCTGTACCTCACAAGACATCCCTCCTGAAAACGAGCTGCTTTTCTACTACAGCCGGAATTATGCTCAACAGATGG gtgtTCCTGAACACCCAGATGTGCACCTCTGTAACTGTGGCAAGGAGTGCAGTTCCTATTCCGAGTTCAAAGCGCATCTGACCAGCCATATCcacagccatctccctagccaggGCCACAGCAGCAGCCCCGGGCCAGCGCACAGCAAGGAGAGGAAGTGGAAGTGCTCCATGTGCCCCCAGGCCTTCATCTCCCCCTCCAAGCTCCACGTCCACTTCATGGGTCACATGGGGATGAAGCCCCACAAGTGTGATTTTTGTAGCAAGGCTTTTAGTGATCCAAGCAACCTACGGACACACCTCAAAATACACACAG GTCAGAAGAATTATAGGTGTACTTTGTGTGACAAGTCTTTCACGCAGAAGGCTCACCTGGAGTCTCACATGGTCATCCACACGGGTGAGAAGAATCTCAAGTGTGATTACTGTGACAAGCTGTTCATGCGGAGACAAGACCTCAAGCAGCATGTTCTCATCCACACACA GCGATGGTCCCTATGGACCAAGCAGTCCTTTGTCAGAGCCCCGCCCTAG